The Microbacter sp. GSS18 genome has a segment encoding these proteins:
- the galE gene encoding UDP-glucose 4-epimerase GalE has product MSWLVTGGAGYIGAHIVRALSAAGLSPVVLDDLSSGHEDFVPAGVPFVRGSILDRSLVEQALTEHGVTGVIHVAGYKYAGVSVKRPLHTYAQNVEGTRVVLEAMEVAGVANIVFSSSAAVYGTPDVPLVTEDLPKRPASPYGESKLIGEWLIRDQAVATAESAAPLRHTSLRYFNVVGSGDPTVYDTSPHNLFPLVFEALIDGRTPKIFGDDYDTPDGTNMRDYVHVADIAAAHVVAAQRLEAGDPIEAAYNLGSQNGLSVRQIMDAMVRVTGIDFTPEVSARRPGDPDRIVATGDLAARDLDWANRYTVDQMVRTGWEARRAAG; this is encoded by the coding sequence ATGTCCTGGCTCGTGACCGGAGGCGCCGGCTACATCGGCGCCCACATCGTCCGCGCACTCTCGGCCGCCGGGCTCTCGCCCGTCGTGCTGGACGACCTCTCGAGCGGCCACGAGGACTTCGTGCCCGCGGGCGTCCCGTTCGTGCGCGGCTCCATCCTCGATCGCTCCCTGGTGGAGCAGGCCCTCACGGAGCACGGCGTCACCGGAGTGATCCACGTCGCCGGCTACAAGTACGCCGGCGTCTCGGTGAAGCGCCCGCTTCACACGTACGCGCAGAACGTCGAGGGCACCCGCGTCGTGCTCGAGGCGATGGAGGTGGCCGGTGTCGCGAACATCGTCTTCTCCTCGTCCGCGGCCGTGTACGGCACGCCCGACGTGCCTCTCGTCACCGAGGACCTGCCGAAGCGTCCCGCTTCTCCGTACGGCGAGTCCAAGCTCATCGGCGAGTGGCTGATCCGCGACCAGGCTGTCGCGACCGCCGAGTCCGCCGCACCGCTGCGCCACACGTCGCTGCGCTACTTCAACGTCGTCGGCTCCGGCGACCCGACGGTCTACGACACCAGCCCTCACAACCTCTTCCCGCTCGTGTTCGAGGCACTCATCGATGGCCGTACGCCGAAGATCTTCGGCGACGACTACGACACCCCCGACGGCACGAACATGCGCGACTACGTCCACGTCGCCGACATCGCGGCCGCCCACGTGGTCGCCGCGCAGCGCCTCGAGGCCGGCGACCCGATCGAAGCCGCCTACAACCTGGGCTCGCAGAACGGGCTCAGCGTGAGGCAGATCATGGACGCGATGGTGCGCGTCACGGGCATCGACTTCACGCCCGAGGTGTCGGCTCGCCGCCCCGGCGACCCCGACCGTATCGTCGCGACCGGCGACCTCGCCGCACGCGACCTCGACTGGGCCAACCGCTACACCGTCGATCAGATGGTCCGCACCGGCTGGGAGGCCCGCCGGGCGGCGGGCTGA
- a CDS encoding substrate-binding domain-containing protein: MPGRRVSMADVAAAAGVSGQTVSRVVNASPNVDPATRERVEAAMAELGYRPHRAARALRTGRSHTIGLVASTLATVGNFRMLQAVVDAATARGYAVAVVTASGSDALAAAFEQLRDQGADGAVVLNEATALAAGSASPAGLHLVVVDAEADERFTIVQSDHAGGARRAVEHLLGLGHRTVHHISGPVTSFAAAERERGWREALAGAGAPVPEPLRGDWSSSSGYALGTLLPAEATAVFVANDQMALGVLRALAEGGRDVPGAVSVVGFDDVADAADYRPPLTTLRQDFPALGERAFAALVDGLENGAARGTVIVPTQLIERSSTAAPH, translated from the coding sequence ATGCCGGGACGACGAGTGTCGATGGCGGATGTCGCTGCGGCGGCGGGGGTATCGGGTCAGACCGTGTCGCGCGTCGTCAACGCGAGCCCCAACGTCGACCCGGCCACGCGGGAGCGCGTCGAGGCGGCGATGGCTGAGCTCGGCTACCGCCCGCACCGCGCCGCACGGGCGCTGCGCACCGGCCGGTCGCACACGATCGGCTTGGTCGCCTCGACGCTCGCGACGGTCGGGAACTTCCGGATGCTGCAGGCGGTCGTCGACGCGGCGACCGCCCGCGGCTACGCGGTGGCCGTGGTGACGGCATCCGGATCCGACGCGCTCGCCGCGGCGTTCGAGCAGCTGCGCGACCAGGGCGCGGACGGTGCGGTGGTGCTCAACGAGGCGACCGCGCTCGCCGCCGGATCGGCGTCGCCGGCGGGGCTCCATCTGGTCGTGGTGGATGCCGAAGCCGATGAGCGCTTCACGATCGTCCAGTCCGACCACGCCGGCGGCGCACGCCGGGCGGTCGAGCATCTGCTCGGCCTCGGGCATCGCACCGTCCACCACATCTCGGGGCCGGTGACCTCGTTCGCCGCGGCGGAGCGCGAGCGCGGCTGGCGCGAGGCGCTGGCGGGCGCCGGCGCGCCGGTTCCCGAGCCGCTTCGCGGCGACTGGTCCTCGTCATCCGGATACGCGCTGGGGACTCTGCTGCCTGCGGAGGCCACGGCGGTCTTCGTCGCCAACGACCAGATGGCGCTGGGCGTCCTGCGCGCCCTTGCCGAGGGCGGCCGCGACGTGCCCGGCGCCGTGAGCGTCGTCGGGTTCGACGACGTCGCGGACGCCGCGGACTACCGGCCGCCGCTGACCACGCTGCGCCAGGACTTCCCGGCGCTCGGTGAGCGGGCGTTCGCCGCACTGGTCGACGGCCTCGAGAACGGCGCCGCGCGCGGCACCGTGATCGTGCCCACGCAACTGATCGAGCGGTCGAGCACGGCCGCTCCGCACTGA